A single window of Dendropsophus ebraccatus isolate aDenEbr1 chromosome 5, aDenEbr1.pat, whole genome shotgun sequence DNA harbors:
- the LOC138794044 gene encoding olfactory receptor 52D1-like → MLLLENITFSPSVLTLNFGELTPVKYFYWVLALMGYILIIFLNGVVIGTVWHHKSLQEPMYIFISALCMNGLYGSSAFFLNILINLLQKNPSISYISCLVQIFGIHTYGACEMTILTSMAYDRYVSICNPLQYNMIMTLSTVFKLLLAAWLYPSTLISILIILTARLPLCGTNIVKMYCDNWSVVRLSCVDTSVNNVYGLFATAAMLVLTALLIAYSYFKIIMVCMKSSKDTKEKALQTCTPHLITIVNFLIDVLFEILLYRFPPTNLPSELRVFMSLQFLVVPPILNPVIYGLKMRAIKSKVKQLLLGKGIKIQDKVIQ, encoded by the coding sequence ATGCTGCTGCTGGAAAATATCACATTCTCACCTTCTGTGTTGACACTCAACTTTGGAGAATTAACTCCAGTAAAATATTTTTACTGGGTCCTTGCTTTAATGGGCTATATACTGATTATATTTCTCAATGGTGTGGTGATTGGTACAGTGTGGCATCACAAGAGTCTTCAGGAGCCCATGTACATCTTCATATCTGCACTGTGTATGAATGGACTCTATGGCAGCAGCGCCTTCTTCCTTAACATATTAATAAATCTGCTTCAGAAGAATCCATCCATTTCCTATATTTCTTGCCTGGTCCAGATATTTGGTATCCACACCTATGGGGCATGTGAGATGACTATTTTGACCTCCATGGCCTATGACCGCTATGTGAGTATCTGCAATCCTCTGCAGTATAACATGATAATGACATTGTCCACAGTCTTTAAGCTGCTCCTAGCAGCCTGGTTATATCCGAGCACATtgatttccattcttattatacTAACAGCTAGACTTCCACTATGTGGCACCAATATCGTGAAGATGTACTGTGACAACTGGTCAGTGGTGAGACTCTCCTGCGTAGACACATCGGTCAACAATGTCTATGGACTTTTTGCCACTGCGGCCATGCTTGTACTAACAGCCTTACTGATAGCTTATTCGTATTTCAAGATTATCATGGTCTGTATGAAATCCTCCAAGGACACTAAGGAGAAGGCTCTGCAGACCTGTACTCCACATCTCATCACCATAGTGAACTTCCTTATTGATGTGCTGTTCGAGATCCTTTTATATCGCTTTCCTCCAACCAATCTACCATCTGAGCTCAGAGTCTTTATGTCCCTGCAGTTTCTGGTGGTTCCACCCATCCTCAATCCTGTCATTTATGGTTTAAAGATGAGGGCAATAAAATCTAAAGTGAAGCAACTATTATTGGGAAAGGGAATAAAAATACAAGACAAAGTTATCCAATGA